One segment of Pseudomonas sp. FP2196 DNA contains the following:
- a CDS encoding 1-acyl-sn-glycerol-3-phosphate acyltransferase: protein MSRLRVYARIARVLLVVSLGLSMATVFGVFERIGLAHSMERRQRWSRFFMARLSNALPFRVTVHGELPKQPMLWVSNHVSWTDIPLLGMLTPLSFLSKAEVRTWPVAGWLAAKAGSLFIRRGSGDSQLIRKQMTRHLQTDHSLLMFPEGTTTDGRSLRTFHGRLLSAAIDSEVMLQPVAIRYLRDGEIDALAPFIGDDDLLSHLMRLFSNDCGDVEVHLLKPIACQGRERAALAFEAQQAVQKVLFGEVAKPAEPRRTGELIAA, encoded by the coding sequence ATGAGTCGCCTGCGGGTGTACGCGCGGATCGCGCGAGTGCTATTGGTGGTCTCGCTGGGCTTGAGCATGGCCACTGTCTTCGGCGTGTTCGAACGAATTGGTCTGGCGCACTCGATGGAGCGTCGGCAGCGCTGGTCGCGGTTTTTCATGGCGCGCTTGAGCAATGCCCTGCCCTTTCGCGTGACCGTACACGGTGAACTGCCAAAGCAACCGATGCTGTGGGTCAGCAACCACGTTTCCTGGACGGACATTCCACTGCTCGGCATGCTCACGCCGCTGTCGTTTCTGTCCAAGGCCGAAGTGCGCACCTGGCCGGTGGCCGGTTGGCTGGCGGCCAAGGCTGGCAGCCTGTTCATCCGTCGTGGCTCGGGCGACAGCCAGTTGATCCGCAAGCAGATGACCCGTCACCTGCAAACCGATCACTCACTGCTGATGTTCCCGGAAGGCACCACCACCGACGGCCGTTCGCTGCGTACCTTTCACGGTCGCTTGCTGTCGGCGGCGATTGATTCCGAGGTGATGCTGCAACCGGTGGCAATCCGTTATCTGCGTGACGGCGAAATCGATGCGCTGGCGCCGTTCATTGGTGACGATGATTTGCTGTCGCACCTGATGCGCTTGTTCAGCAATGATTGCGGCGATGTCGAGGTGCATCTGCTCAAGCCGATTGCCTGCCAGGGCAGGGAGCGTGCGGCGCTGGCGTTCGAAGCGCAGCAGGCGGTGCAGAAGGTGTTGTTTGGTGAAGTCGCCAAACCGGCGGAACCGCGTCGTACCGGCGAGCTGATCGCCGCCTGA
- a CDS encoding ACP phosphodiesterase produces MNYLAHLHLGGQRPEQLLGSLYGDFVKGRLQGQFAPELEAAIQLHRRIDVFTDRHPLVDIALGRFSETRRRYAGIVLDVFFDHCLARDWRLYADQPLEQFTADVYRVLSGEQQLPERLAKIVPHMVANDWLGSYQEFEVLEQVLRGISRRLTRPEELAGAMQELRRLYEPLSEDFALFYPQLQDFAQNP; encoded by the coding sequence ATGAACTATCTCGCACATTTGCATCTCGGTGGCCAGCGCCCCGAGCAATTACTCGGCAGCCTGTACGGCGATTTCGTCAAAGGTCGGCTGCAGGGGCAGTTTGCTCCGGAGCTCGAGGCGGCGATTCAACTGCACCGACGGATTGACGTTTTTACCGATCGCCATCCTCTAGTGGACATCGCGCTGGGGCGATTTTCCGAGACCCGGCGACGTTACGCCGGGATCGTCCTTGATGTGTTTTTCGATCATTGCCTGGCGCGGGACTGGAGGTTGTACGCCGATCAGCCGTTGGAGCAGTTCACCGCTGATGTTTATCGCGTGTTGTCTGGCGAGCAGCAACTGCCCGAGCGACTGGCGAAGATCGTCCCGCACATGGTCGCCAATGACTGGTTGGGGTCGTATCAGGAGTTTGAAGTGCTGGAGCAGGTGTTGCGCGGGATCTCGCGGCGCCTGACAAGGCCTGAAGAATTGGCCGGCGCGATGCAGGAGTTGCGGCGGTTGTATGAGCCGCTCAGTGAAGACTTCGCGCTGTTCTATCCGCAGCTTCAGGATTTTGCCCAGAACCCCTAG
- a CDS encoding MFS transporter — protein MPLSLLILALSAFAIGTTEFVIMGLLPDVAADLGVSIPGAGWLVTGYALGVAIGAPFMALATAKLPRKAALVALMGIFIVGNLLCAIASDYNVLMFARVVTALCHGAFFGIGSVVAAGLVAPNKRASAVALMFTGLTLANVLGVPLGTALGQEAGWRSTFWAVTVIGVIALIGLIRFLPAKRDEEKLDMRAELAALKGAGIWLSLSMTALFAASMFTLFTYVAPLLGDVTGVSPKGVTWTLLLIGLGLTVGNIIGGKLADKRLGATLIGVFVSMAVVSTVLSWTSVALIPTEITLFLWATASFAAVPALQINVVTFGKAAPNLVSTLNIGAFNVGNALGAWVGGSVIAHGFGLTSVPLAAAVLAVLALLVTLITFRQNGNADLAPATH, from the coding sequence ATGCCCCTCTCGCTACTCATCCTGGCCTTGAGCGCCTTCGCCATCGGCACCACCGAGTTCGTCATCATGGGCCTGCTGCCCGATGTGGCGGCCGACCTCGGTGTGTCGATCCCCGGCGCCGGCTGGCTGGTGACCGGTTACGCCCTGGGCGTGGCCATCGGTGCGCCGTTCATGGCACTGGCCACCGCCAAACTGCCGCGCAAGGCTGCACTGGTAGCGTTGATGGGCATCTTCATTGTCGGCAACCTGCTCTGCGCCATCGCCAGTGACTACAACGTGCTGATGTTTGCCCGTGTCGTCACCGCGTTGTGCCACGGTGCGTTCTTCGGTATCGGCTCGGTCGTGGCGGCAGGTTTGGTGGCGCCGAACAAACGCGCTTCGGCAGTCGCTTTGATGTTCACCGGCCTGACCCTTGCCAACGTTCTGGGCGTGCCGCTGGGCACCGCGTTGGGTCAGGAAGCCGGCTGGCGTTCGACCTTCTGGGCAGTGACGGTGATTGGCGTGATCGCGCTGATCGGTCTGATCCGCTTCCTGCCGGCCAAGCGTGACGAAGAAAAACTCGACATGCGCGCCGAACTCGCCGCCCTCAAAGGCGCCGGCATCTGGCTGTCGCTGAGCATGACCGCGCTGTTCGCCGCCTCGATGTTCACCCTCTTCACTTACGTCGCCCCGCTGCTCGGCGATGTCACCGGCGTCTCGCCAAAAGGCGTGACCTGGACCCTGCTGTTGATCGGCCTCGGTCTGACTGTCGGCAACATCATCGGCGGCAAGCTGGCGGACAAACGCCTGGGTGCCACCCTGATCGGCGTGTTCGTGTCGATGGCCGTGGTCTCCACCGTGCTGAGCTGGACCAGCGTCGCGCTGATCCCGACGGAAATCACCCTGTTCCTCTGGGCCACCGCTTCGTTCGCTGCCGTACCGGCGCTGCAAATCAACGTGGTGACCTTCGGCAAGGCGGCACCGAACCTGGTGTCGACCCTGAACATCGGCGCGTTCAACGTCGGCAACGCCCTCGGCGCCTGGGTCGGCGGCAGCGTTATCGCCCACGGTTTCGGCCTGACCAGCGTGCCTCTGGCAGCAGCAGTCTTGGCGGTACTCGCCCTGCTGGTGACCCTGATTACTTTCCGTCAGAACGGCAATGCCGATCTGGCCCCCGCTACCCACTGA
- a CDS encoding helix-turn-helix transcriptional regulator yields MNIDLDEIIKALAHPVRRDILIWLKDPKAQFPEQIHNHEYGICAGQIDQRCGLSQSTVSAHLATLQRAGLISSQKAGQWHFFKRNEDVIQAFLDAIVKELSAPTRN; encoded by the coding sequence ATGAACATCGACCTCGACGAAATAATAAAAGCCCTGGCACACCCAGTACGGCGAGACATCCTCATCTGGCTGAAAGACCCCAAAGCCCAGTTTCCGGAACAGATTCACAACCACGAGTACGGCATCTGCGCCGGGCAGATCGATCAACGCTGCGGCCTGTCGCAGTCGACCGTGTCTGCCCACCTCGCCACCCTGCAACGCGCCGGGCTGATCAGCAGCCAAAAGGCCGGGCAGTGGCACTTCTTCAAACGCAACGAGGACGTGATTCAGGCGTTCCTCGACGCCATCGTCAAAGAGCTCAGCGCTCCCACAAGGAATTGA
- the olsB gene encoding L-ornithine N(alpha)-acyltransferase: protein MTQIARISDTGNERRLQAERLIGAEALQQAQALRFSVFSGEFNAKLKGAELGLDMDDYDVHCSHIGVRDLNTGRLVATTRLLDHTAASTLGKFYSEEEFSLHGLAHLKGPILEIGRTCVDPAYRNGGTIAVLWGELAEVLNQGGYSYLMGCASIPMQDGGVQAHAIMQRLRERYLCTEHLRAEPKNPLPSLDIPSNVIAEMPPLLKAYMRLGAKICGEPCWDEDFQVADVFILLKRDELCPRYAKHFKAAV, encoded by the coding sequence ATGACTCAGATCGCCCGCATCAGCGACACCGGCAATGAACGCCGCCTGCAAGCCGAACGCCTGATCGGCGCCGAGGCCTTGCAGCAAGCCCAGGCCCTGCGATTCAGCGTATTCAGCGGCGAATTCAACGCCAAACTGAAAGGCGCAGAACTGGGTCTGGACATGGATGATTATGATGTTCACTGCAGCCACATCGGCGTGCGTGACCTGAACACCGGGCGTCTGGTGGCGACCACGCGGTTGCTCGATCACACCGCCGCCAGCACCTTGGGCAAGTTCTACAGCGAAGAAGAATTCAGCCTGCATGGCCTCGCGCATCTTAAAGGACCGATCCTCGAAATCGGCCGTACTTGCGTCGACCCGGCCTACCGCAACGGCGGCACCATCGCGGTGCTCTGGGGCGAACTCGCCGAAGTGTTGAATCAGGGCGGCTACAGCTACCTGATGGGTTGCGCGAGCATTCCGATGCAGGATGGCGGCGTGCAGGCCCACGCGATCATGCAGCGTCTGCGCGAACGTTATCTGTGCACCGAACACCTGCGCGCCGAGCCGAAAAATCCGCTGCCAAGTCTGGATATCCCGTCGAACGTGATCGCCGAAATGCCGCCACTGCTCAAGGCCTATATGCGCCTGGGCGCGAAAATCTGCGGCGAGCCATGCTGGGATGAAGATTTCCAGGTCGCCGACGTGTTCATCCTGCTCAAGCGCGACGAGCTCTGCCCACGCTACGCCAAACACTTCAAGGCGGCTGTGTAA
- a CDS encoding acyl-CoA dehydrogenase family protein, translating into MPWSDLLESRERLPTVADLAEGFATLLHHLGNVTPFELAVAGGRRMATPGLAFLVGYQAALRMLWPSAPLSLGALCATEQRSLRPADMQTRLTDLRLSGRKDFVTAGDAADWLLIAARSEEPGQTPRLSLAVVYPGEPGVAVEKLPALPLMPDISHGRLQLDSAHCELLAGDGWDAYVKPFRTLEDVYVLSAMTAWLFGVGQDSDWPQTLQLRLLALLAGCAEASRQPPNNSAGHVLLGGLFAQFDSLKPEIDQALAGGNPEWAAMWQRDQSVMQLASGARAKRLAKALLLN; encoded by the coding sequence ATGCCCTGGTCAGATCTGCTCGAAAGCCGTGAACGATTGCCCACCGTGGCTGACTTGGCGGAGGGGTTTGCGACGTTGTTGCATCATCTGGGCAACGTCACTCCGTTCGAATTGGCGGTGGCGGGTGGGCGGCGGATGGCGACGCCGGGGCTGGCGTTTCTGGTCGGTTATCAAGCGGCGTTGCGCATGCTCTGGCCGAGCGCGCCGCTGAGCCTTGGAGCGTTGTGTGCGACAGAGCAGCGCAGCTTGCGCCCGGCCGACATGCAGACACGGCTGACCGATTTGCGCCTGAGCGGTCGCAAGGATTTCGTCACCGCCGGCGATGCGGCGGACTGGCTGCTGATCGCCGCGCGCAGCGAAGAACCCGGTCAAACGCCGCGCCTGAGTCTGGCGGTGGTGTATCCGGGAGAACCCGGCGTGGCGGTGGAAAAACTGCCGGCACTGCCGCTGATGCCGGACATCAGCCATGGTCGGCTGCAGCTTGATAGCGCGCATTGCGAGTTGCTCGCCGGCGATGGTTGGGACGCCTACGTCAAACCGTTTCGCACTTTGGAAGATGTGTACGTGTTGAGCGCGATGACCGCGTGGTTGTTCGGCGTCGGGCAGGACAGCGACTGGCCGCAGACGCTGCAACTGCGTTTGCTGGCGTTGTTGGCCGGGTGCGCGGAAGCCAGTCGGCAGCCGCCGAACAATTCGGCCGGGCATGTGTTGCTGGGTGGGTTGTTTGCGCAGTTTGATTCGTTGAAACCGGAGATCGATCAGGCGTTGGCTGGCGGCAATCCGGAATGGGCGGCGATGTGGCAGCGGGATCAGTCGGTGATGCAATTGGCTTCGGGGGCCAGAGCCAAGCGGCTGGCCAAGGCTTTGTTGTTGAACTGA